The Gadus macrocephalus chromosome 12, ASM3116895v1 genome segment tgtgtgtgtgtgtgtgtttctttgtgtgtatgtgtgtgtgtatctatgtgtgtgtgtgtgtatgtgtgtgtgtgtgtgtgtgtgtgtgtgtgtgtgtgtgtgtgtgtgtgtgtgtgtctggttctaACCCTGCTCCTCCGTCCTACAGACCTGGGCTCCCCCTTCCTGTactgcgggggcggggccggtacTGAGGAGGCGGACCCGGCCGCCTCCTACTCGGTGCAGACCCCCTACGGCTTCCAGCTCGACCTGGACTTCCTGAAGTACGTGGAGGAGATCGAGAGCGGCCACAACCTGCGCCGGGCCCCCGTGGGCCCCCGCCGGCCCGGGGGCCGCGGGGCCCGGCTCTCCCAGCGGAGCCCCAGCGTGGGCGGGGGCCGCGCCAGCGGCTGGACCTCCACCGAGTCCCTGACGTCCCAGGGCAGCGAGGACGGCCGggtcccgcccccgccgccgccccgcaaGCGCCTGGGCTCGGCGCCCTGCGAGGGCCTCGCCGTCTCCCCGCTGACGCTCCTCAGCGGCCCCCCGCTGTCGGCCGGGGCCAGGgcggcgccaccgccgccgccacagcgCAACCCCCGCGTGGAGCGCACCCTGCTGGAGACCAGCCGCCGCCTGCAGCAGGAGCAGAACCACCACGGCCACAACGGCCTGCGGCTGCAGCTCGCCGACCCCCCcaagcccgccgccgccgccgccgccgctgccgccgctgccgccgctgccgccgagGGGCgtctgctgccgccgccggccCCGGGTTCGACCGCGCCCGGCGGCCTCTGGAGCCGGCCGAGCCCGCAGACGTCCGGGCGCAGCACCCCGGGGCCGGGGGCCCCCATGACGCCGGTGGCCCCCAGCCAGCTGCAGACGGTCCGGGAGCAGATGGCCACGGCGCTGAGGCAGCTGAAGGacatggaggagagggtgaagggGGTGCCGGCGCTGGAGAGGGAGCTGGCCAAGCTCCGCGCCGAGAAGGAGATGCTCCTGCTGGCGCtgcaggagaagagggaggcggaggggaggagggaggaggaggggaggagggaggaggaggagaggagggaggtagagaggaggagggaggaggaggggaggagagaggaggaggagaggagggaggtagagagaaggagggaggaggagctgaggaaggaggcggagggaaggaggaggcaaCACACAGAGAGCTCCACTCAGACCACGGAGCCTCCCCAGAGCTCGGCCCAGCCCAAGGCCGTGCGGCTGGGGTCCCCGCCGGCCTCCCCCGGCCGCCTCGGCCCCGGGCGGTCCGAGGAGCTCCGGAAGCTCACGGCCCGGTTCGAGGCGAAACAGGAGAAGCTGCCCGAGCGCCAGGAGAAAGCCGTCCCGAAGCTCCCCGAGAAGGTCCCGGTGCCGTCGGAGCGGAGGTCGGTGGCGTCCGGGGGGGACGAGCCGATGGACTCTGCGGTGTTCTACCACAGCCTGGGGAGGAGGGACGCGTGCGAGGGGGCGGAGGTCGCCGTGCGCGACCAGACCACGGCGACGGAGGCGCCGGCCGCCGGCCGCGAGGAGGGCACCCAGACCGGGGCGCCGGCGACGCAGGACGCCGGCGTCTGGGTGATGGAGTCCCTCCTGGGGGTGACCAGCGAGGCCCAGCGCGAGACGGACACCCTGCAGGACACCATCAAGTTCCAGCAGGAGTCCATGGCGGCGCTGGAGCTCCGGCTGAGCTCGGCCGACGCGGACCTGGGCGCGCTGAGGGCCCGGGCCCTGGAGCGGGAGAACAGGGTCACGCTGGAGAAAGGGGTCCAGGCCGCGCCCGGCAGCGCGCACGTCGCCGTGGGGACCACGCCCTCGGACCCGCGGCACGTCGGGGTCACGTGCCGTCCGGAGGTGGTCAGCGTGGGCGTCGGCGGGGATCGTACCGCCGACCCGGTCGAGAGAGGCACACAGACGGACGTtgaggcggcggtggtggagccggcggcggtggcggcggcggcggagccgGTCGTCGTTGCCGATGCGGCGTGCCAGTGGGAGAGGTTaccggaggagaaggagaaggaggaggaggaggaggaggaggaggaggaagaggaggacgtggtggtggtggaggtggcgctgATGGAGCCAAGGGCCGCGGCGACGGTGCTGAAGAAGCGTCAGCTGACCATCGCCGAGTACCAGATCACGCCGGACGAGGAGATGGTGAGCGCCGCGGAGAAGGCCGGCGGGGAGCAGCGGGAGGAGGGCGCGCCCGCCCGGCCCAAGACAGGTGAGCACCGTGGGGGGGCTGTAGAGGGGGGCGTAGCTCCCCTGCTTGCTGCGGGACTGTTATTCGGTTTGTCTCGTCCATGAGAAAAATTGGGCATGAGATACAAACCTGAAATTGCCATCGTTGAATAATCGCCACGGTGTCACTGAGAATTGCCTGATTGTAAGAGAACAACAGTAACTTGTTTTTATGATTCATCAATGTTTTCTACTTTCTACATTCAAGGAATGTGTCGTGATGGTTATAGCTTTGGTTGTTGTTTAAAGAGAAAGATGTCATAGCAGGTCCAACACAGTCTCCGTGGAGCTATGGGAGATCTGAAAAGACAATTCTTTGTTTCTGAACTAACCTCTGAATAACCACTGAGCATGTGCAACTACAGAAGGCAAACAATCAGTTTGTGGGCTATCTAAGTGGCTTGATCCCTTAATCCACAGCCAATGGATTCAACATATTGCCCTTCAAGTTCATGGAGGGTGATACTGGCAATCCAACCGATGCTCCCTTAAAAGCTCCACAAACTTATCAAACGTGGCCACTGAGTGCAGCTTGCTTCATTAGCTGGTGTAGATGGTGAAACTGTGTTTACACCCCTCATGTGTTTCAAATTGTGGCTTGCATAAATGTCTTCATAAAATGTTAAAATTGGGAAACCGACTGATTCCAAACTGTATTCATTTAATGTGCTGCCTTCTGGCTGTTTTTTGGGGGTTATATAAATGAGGTTATATAAATGAGATTATATAAACGGTTTAAGGCACAGAAAACAAAAGTCCTTTTTGTCAATCTGCTGACCTGCAGCGTCCGTCATGTCAtatgtctgagtgtgtttgGAGGATACTGACACCATACTGCTGACAGTGTCCTGTTCCAGCTCCTGCATAACTTGCTATATTTGAACCACATTTATCAGATTTATAGCTTATTTAATGAATTTGTGCAATTAATCTAGATACCTTTAGGCCAGGTCTGGCCTTTCGGTTTTCATCGTGCATTCAACTTCAGGGTTGTacagaaataaatagttctAAACATGATATGCTATATCTCTTTGTGATACATCTAGTTGGTATCACACATTTTTGTAATGTTTTCGTTTGTGTATCTGTTGAAGAACAAGTGTTGCTCTATGAGAAACACCCATCATCAGATGACTTCATATAACCAGCATTGTATCAATGCACCTTACAACCGAGGAAGAAACCCTAGGCTGGGGTTGGTCTCCGAAGGAAGGaccgctgttgttgatgttgttgatgtCCTTCTATGTCGCCTTGACAACCGTGTGTTTGCCCTGTCCCAGGACTCCTGAAGTCCATCATGAAGAGGAAGGATGGGACTACCACAGGCAACGCCGGCAAGAAGAGCCTGCAATTTGTCGGCATCCTCAACGGAGGGTAAGATAGAACATGGAACCACGATTTGAATCTAGCCCTCCTATAGGGAGTGTTCACCttgtggccatcttggttccagtTAGCCATAGCTCCTAATGCCAGGCCTAAATCAATAACATTATTTGTTATTCAACTCAAATTAAACTCTAATCAAATTTCCCATTTTACAAATCTGTCCATGAACCCTTTGCTGGTGGATCAATAACAACACATTGAGACGTTCTGAAAGTAAACAGCCAGATGGTCTTTGCCATTTCATCTTTTGAGTGTTTTTTAACTTAATTAGCTAATTAAATTCTGCATAGTCATCCTGCAATATTGATGGTTTAtctactgccccctagtggccaGAAACAACTTCACACTGCTTTAAGTGTTTACGACCTCAACCGTccaacatctccccccccccccccaggtatgAGTCTACATCTAGCGAAGAGGAGGCGGAAgacgaggaagaagaggaggaggatgaggaggggagcTCCTCCGCGGAGAGCGGCGAGGGCGAGTGCTCGGACAGCGATGAGGAGGACGAGGcggcgctggaggaggagacgtcCGACGAGGAGCGCAACGTCAACGTGGACGAGAGCGACACGGACGAGGAGACCCTGAGGGCCGCCCACCGGGACGACTCGCAGATCGTCAAAGAAAAGTAAAATGTTTGCTTAAAACGCACCCATTTTTAAATGTTAGCTTTTAAAATGTTAGCTTTTTAGCCTCTCCATTATTTCCCTGATTCCTTATTTCCTCCTTTTATCAGACCTAATTGTTTGCTTTGTAAATGTCCTAATGTGTTAACGTGACTTTCACAGCACTTTGTTTTTCTGTGCTATTTTggcttttataaattttagcaATCATAAAATCTACTTTGATGATAATGTTCATGACGCACTGCCTGGAGACTAGCACCTTTTGTCATATTGCTTTGTTGTAATTCTGTCAATGATGATTCTACCGAGCTTACATGAGCTCGATGCAGGACAGAAGTGGAGCAGTAGAACGGAATAGAGTACCATAGAATATTCCGGTGTGTTATTCCGGTGTGTTGGTTCTCTGCCGCAGGTTCGAGCTAAGTTCTAAGATGCGAGAGGCGTGTCTTATCCTGAAGAACCACCTGAAAGATGACATCACCGCCCTGAAGACCAAGGAAGTGGTGAGCTGGAGCCGAGCATCGAATCAGgatccctccctcactcaccacATCGAGTGGCTGTCGTTCTCCTTATGGGGATAACAACATTTTGATTGGGGAAATATAAAGTCACGTGTTTTCATCAAGACATTATATAACGAGAAGGGGTTTAATGTAGGGGTGAGGGTGTTCAACTGTTAGACAAAGGTTCTTGTTGGTCCACAAACTACCTGTTGACATCCTTGGCCAAGAGGCATAACCTCTATCTCCTCTTCAATGACCTcaatctgaattcactgtaaatcgctttggataaaatcacTAATAACCCCAAAATGAATACACGTCATGTAAGGTCACATGACCTCATATATCAGGTCACATGACCTGACatatgacctctgacccctttgGCCCCCAGCTGTCCAGCACGCACTCGGTGCAGCTGGAGTGGTTCCGGGTGTCCAGCGCCAAGACGGCGCAGCCCGCGCGGGTCTCCGACTACCTGATGGCGTTCACGGAGGTGTCGGCGGCGCTGCTGGAGACGGTGGTGAACATGACGGACGGGAACGGCAACACGGCGCTGCACTACAGCGTGTCCCACTCCAACTTCGGCGtggtggggctgctgctggacaCGGGTGAGGAGGGCTGGAAAACACGGAGAACACAGGGGGGGGGAACGGATTGAGGCGCGGATAAACAAACACGGATTGAGAATGCGGATTCAAAAAGGAATTTCAAAAAAGAGATTAGAAATGCAGATTCAAAAGACAAATTAAAATTACGGGTTTAAAACTCAGATTCAAAAATTTCGATTTAAAACTGAGATTTGAAATTCAGTTTAAAAGCACAAatcaaagaaataaagaatTCAATCAAATCACGGATTCACAACGCAAATTCGAAACACTTGGGGGGTGGATGGCTCCAATAATGTTCACTTTGTTACGGATAAGAGCAATAGTGTGTTAAAGAGACGACTCCAAATGATCGAAAAATATACAACACATACGCTATATTATTGTTGGGCTGGGTCAAACGTTGCACTCCCGCGGTACTtgtcacacacaacaaacaagatgggggggggggaaccatcATTCACATTCACCATCTTGGACTGAAATCAGCCAGAGTTGGAGTTAAAGCACATGATTCACGTAAATTGAAACGTTAACGGTCATGGTCCTTCTCGCTGATACAAAACAAATTAATCTGACTGACTCAAATTATTTAATTCCTACGTTTCCGCGTCTCTCTGTGAACGTCCGGCTGCCTGGTGTTTGTTTTAGAATTCCAACGGGATCAACCTCGGTTCCTTAATGGAatgaacacacacctcaccagaGTGTGGTGGGGCCTTGTGATTGGACTAGGGGCTCGTGGAATGTTAGTGTTGATTTTCCCGTCATTTGACCAAACAGAATTCCATCAAGCGGTTATCTTGAATCAATAGTATGTCTTCAAGTCTTCAAACACTTGTTTaagagtgtatgtgtttgtgtgtgtgtgcacgtgtatggtCCAGCATGATGCCATGCCTTCGAACTTATACTTTGGATAATATTTTCCTCATATAGCTTAGGAAATGTTTTGCTCTCATGCTCCGCATAAAATGCAATTTTTAGGATGAATAATAAACAaatctgattctgattcttCTTATGGCTGAATCCAAAcaaatattatgaataataaaccAAACAATTTAGTCAAGAATCTGCAGGCGGGCTACACGGCTATCATGCTAACTATATGTCTGTGCTGCAGGTGTGTGCTGCGTGGACAAGCAGAACAAGGCGGGCTACACGGCTATCATGCTAGCAGCGCTATCCGCGGTCAAGGAGGAGGACGACATGGCGGTGGTCAAGAAGCTCTTCAGCCTGGGGAACGTCAACGCCAAGGCCAGCCAGGTAGGACTCCAACTGCACCACAGCATAACTGTCATTTATGCTTTGTAAGTCACACAAGGAAACGTACAAATCGTACAAAGTACCAACTGGAACCTGCTTACACCGACCCCGGAGTTGGGTTTCAATGGTGTATGATGTTTCATTTCCAGCAGAAGACGGTTCTGGCCTCGAACCCCAAAGTCCACCGTCTCCATGCAGGCATTGAGCAGGATGCTAAACTCTCCCTGCACGCTCATTAATGACCTTAAAGTAAAGggttagttatggttccacgtcgacgcagcgcaagggggttacggacccatCACGTCCTTCCGGACCCTCCTTGCCCCCCAAACATTGaagccgaccaatcacagcagcaagggctgtgattggtccgctcactaaaacccgacgcagaacaaAAACACGTCTGCGTTGTCATTGCGTggcgtcaacgtggaaccataactgagcctttatACAAGAGATGACTCTGCTCCCATGACTACATACTGGTAACACCCCATGCCCTAACCCTACCATGTCTGCAAGCTCTGAATGAACACTCATCTCCCAGGGGGGAAAACAAAAAGCTAACATCTGGCTTATGTTTGTTGAAGACAGACGGGAAACGTGGTTTTGGGGGATTTCTGCTGACTCATTTCCAGATAAGACCTGTCATTAGAGACGAAATCCCTGTACAGTTTTTTGCTTCTGTGATCGTACGCATTTCCAGGTGAGATGGGTTATTGGAGGCAGAGGTTAGCGTAGGACGGAAGGGGGGAAGGATGTGTTTCGATCCAACAGGAATAGATTAATGATAGCGGGAGTTAGAGGACACCACAATCTGGTGTGCTGATCTGTCTCTACTTCCTCGTATATCAGCAGAGGCATTGTGGGTGACTGAGTCTGAAGGAGATGTAGTCATTCAAATTGATTTGATTATAAATAAACCGTGTCCCATGATCTCGAGCTAAGAGATCAAACCACAATAAAGCTAACTTTATTCAGACTATATAATATTATTCACTTGAGGTCGTcacttaaaaataaatagaaaggaACGTACGTCATGTGCTTGACACGTTGTCCATTTAAACTAAGTATATCTTAGTTTAAACAAAGCATATCTCAAGATGTGAATAGCGGTTGTTAACATTCAGTGTGGTCTCCACTCAAAGGATAAATGAGCCAACACTCCTTTGAAGACTTCAAAGAaataccagcccccccccacacacacacacacacacatcctcagcTGAGAAAGAATCGTCTTTgtcccacaaatacacacttgtTCAGCGTGTTCAACCGCCTACACCTAAGTTTGACAAAGACCATGGTTATAGCTCGTATGTGCTAATCAAAGGGCAGGATAGGCTAGTAGAGGTTAGCATGGGTCACTGCGACGCCCCAACCCAAAGGTTCTGGGAGTCTGAACCCTACTCTACCCCAGGCCTACCTGTAGGCAAACCTGAGCCCGGGATTAGAGCATCAGCTTAACGAGTAAACGGGGTGAACGTCTCATAAATGGataattgccttcaatcagttAACACGTACGGTTGAACTCAGCTCCCTCCCCAGAGTGGTAATAGGTGTCCATGGAAGGGATGCATTGTGTGGCCGTACGAGATGATCCCATGACGGGGTTAGCGTGGTTTGCGTTCATCTAATTGAGTTGTCTCGTGTTTTGGACCTGGCGCCTGACTGCTATTCACAGCAGACAAGGCGGAACATGGCTGACTATAAATCAAATGGATGTTTATTTGTTGTGCTTGTTGTTTGCACAAGCCATGCTTTGTTATTGTGTCGCGTCATTTGTTGAATGTCTGTCTacctttagtttttttttttattgttttttgtttcattcaGTTCAGCGGTCACTATTTTCTGTATGTTGAACATCTGGGCTGATTTCATAACGGAAAAATGCCGAGTCAGATATAGATCATAGAGGAATGCTGTGATCGCATACAAATACCTTCCCTCGTACTGCACTATTTAGAGTAAACCCAGGCCTGGCCCAGGGGTTAAATTCAGCGCGCTATAGTTAAGACTTAACTATAACTCTAGAGTTAGAGTCTGTAGTTAGACTCTTTAACTCTATAGTTAAAGACAGTACTATTTTCTGAAAAACAATCCACTACAATAGCGGCATCTCCTGTGAAGCCGGGTGTCAACAGTAGCACTAGCCGTGAGTAGTAAATGCTAAACAGTAGCACTAGCCGTGAGTAGTAAATGCTAAACAGTAGCACTAGCCGTGAGTAGTAAATGCTAAACAGTAGCACTAGCCGTGAGTAGTAAATGCTAAACAGTAGCACTAGCCGTGAGTAGTAAATGCTAAACAGTAGCACTAGCCGTGAGTAGTAAATGCTAAACAGTAGCACTAGCCGTGAGTAGTAAATGCTAAACAGTAGCACTAGCCGTGAGTAGTAAATGCTAAACAGTAGCACTAGCCGTGAGTAGTAAATGCTAAACAGTAGCACTAGCCGTGAGCAGTAAATGCTAAACAGTAGCACTAGCCGTGAGCAGTAAATGCTAAACAGTAGCACCAGCCGTAAGCAGTAAATGCTAAACAGTAGCAGTAGCCGTGAGCAGTAAATGCTAAACAGTAGCACTAGCCGTGAGCAGTAAATGCTAAACAGTAGCACCAGCCGTAAGCAGTAAATGCTAAACAGTAGCAGTAGCCGTGAGCAGTAAATGCTAAACAGTAGCACTAGCCGTGAGCAGTAAATGCTAAACAGTAGCGCTAGCCATGAGTAGTAAATGCTAAACAGTAGCACTAGCCGTGAGTAGTAAATGCTAAACAGTAGCACTAGCCGTGAGTAGTAAATGCTAAACAGTAGCACTAGCCGTGAGTAGTAAATGCTAAACAGTAGCACTAGCCGTGAGTAGTAAATGCTAAACAGTAGCACTAGCCATGAGTAGTAAATGCTAAATGGGCTGCGTTTATACAGAGCTTTTCCAACCAGCgtccactcaaagcactttgcaATGTTGGCTAAtaatcacccattcatgcacactttcacacaccgacggtggagtcaaccacgcagggcgacagccagctcgtcgggagcagttagggtgaggcgtcttgctcagggacacctcgatacgctaggaggagccggggatcgaactagcaaccttccggttaccagccaacccgctccacctcccggGGCCACCTGCCGCCCCAGGTACTAAACgctaagctcctcccccaggcGGGCCAGACGGCGCTGATGCTGGCGGTGAGTCACGGGCGTGAGGAGATGGTGCGGGCGCTGCTGGACTGCGGCGTGGACGTCAACGTCCAGGACGACGAGGGATCCACCGCCCTGATGTGCGCCAGCGAGCACGGCCGCTCGGAGATCGTCTCCCTGCTCCTGGACCAGCCCGGCTGCGACATCTCCATCGTGGACCACGTGAGTCCGGGGTCGACTCgctgccctggggggggggggggggggggtcaggggtcgagATGACTGGCAGGGAGACGCCGTGTTTAGCAATGAGTCAATTGTACCTCAAATATATAAACCAGTCCTGAGATTAATGTTATAAGCACAGAGTGACAAAACATTTGGAGGCCAATGTGTGAAAGCTCTCATGATCAGGGTTCATAACAAAGTGTCTTGTTTATGTTCCGCCCATAGACTGCAAGCTGACTCAGGGGATGACATAATGTAGAAAGGCTTTACTCCTCCTGAAAGAACAAATGAGGTACACATCCTTGAGTCGGCTGATCCTCAGTGGCTTCACTGGATCAGATGTTTAACCGACAACTTACGCCAATTGGGCTGATACAAATGGCAAACAACGCAAGACAGTAAGAAGCAGGCTTTTACGAGATATTTCCATCAAAATTCAATAGGCTCATTTTACCTTTACTTTAGTCGTTGTCTTTTGTTTTATCGGTTTAAATGTAACAGTTAAGAGAATGACGGTTAGTGCCAGAGACTGCACAGATGATGAGCAGCCCCCACAAATGCAAACGTACAAACCACCCAGACACATTAAGTCCTAACGAGCACAGCAGAACTCCTCTAGGGAGGCAGGTGAGTCTTTGATTCAGCCATGGAGCATTTCCTCGGTATTTCAGTCTGGGAATCCACTTGGGTTGCGTTGAGGAAAAGGTTCCAGGATAGTAGGCTGCTCCTGAGGGTTGCTATGGGAGAGATGGTGCACACTCCTTTCCTCAAACTTTCCATCGCCTACTAATTTCCCTGCTTTCTTTGGTCCTTGTATAAGTAGCACATagatgcagatacacacacacatacacacacacactcatagacacacactcaggacacacacacatacatgcatgcacacacaaacacgcacacacgcacacacgcacacacacacacacacacacacacacacacacacacacacacacaacacacacacaaacacgcacacttgcacacacacacacacacaccacacacacacacacacacacacactcacacacacacacacacacacactcatcgacttaaacattcacacacagacacacaaacagacagacacacacacacacgctcatagacacaaacattgacaaccacacacatacacacacgcacacacacacaaacttttgtTCTGCTATCTTCTACAGACGGACACAAACGTTGATAAATggtcacacagacgcacacagaccgCTAACAAGGCCAAACAACTTTCATCTGGCCGGTTGTCTGATCCTGGGGGTTTACTTACTGAACCCGGTCCAGGGCAGTTAGCCGTCTCCCTGGGGGTTCAATACGGAGCCCGACCAGTGGCCTGCCACTACGCCTCAAACACAAGGGCCCCGCCagcgcaacacaacacaacacaacacaacacaacacaacacaacacagcacaacacatcTGCACCACACAtaacctttacatttacatttaaggggcatttagcagagcATGCTTTTAAatcaacttacaataagtagctTTTGTCAGcagcaagagaaacaacaatattttgctgtcggtacagtaaggaatgttcatagaaccgagtgccaagcacttacatcGCTAGGTCGAACCATTCCCCGCACACAACCCCTTATATACGAGCGTATATAACTCGGACAGAACAACAGACACGCGATAAAACCGTGGAAACACTCTATCCTGTCTGAGAGaaggtctcctctctctctctctctctctctctcctggctgtAGCTAGCCGTGAGAGAAGTATGCAAGGCATTCGAAAATCGTTTTCGACCTGTCGTCGCCCTGCGTAATTTAGTTGTGAAAGTCGCGTGTGAACTGGCCGGGGTGGGGACCAGAGTGACTATACAGGAGGTTCCTGTGGAATCCCGAGGAAGGGCCCCGTGGCCGGGGTTGAGGGGGCCCATCTGGTCCGGGGCCGGTCAGCGGTACATGGGAAACACACAGTGCCTGGATAGAGTTACGCCGTCGCACAGCTGGTGGgaccctctgtctctgtttccctCCTTCTTTATCTCCCCGCTCGCATACTCgactctcgctctcacacacaaaatccCTTTCTTTCATGGTCACTCTCACAGacgcttcctctctctgtctcgcctctctctctttgtcaccCGTTGCCCTCCGCTTTCACTCCCGCACATGTTGCTCTCTCACCTTCGATCGCGCCctgtttgctctctctctgcttctaagatcctttatctctctctctttcgctctctcctccctctcactctctctctctctctctctctctcttctctctctctctctctctctctctctctctctctgtctctccctctctctctttctctctctgtgt includes the following:
- the kank3 gene encoding KN motif and ankyrin repeat domain-containing protein 3 codes for the protein MTQSVQVTPKLPDLGSPFLYCGGGAGTEEADPAASYSVQTPYGFQLDLDFLKYVEEIESGHNLRRAPVGPRRPGGRGARLSQRSPSVGGGRASGWTSTESLTSQGSEDGRVPPPPPPRKRLGSAPCEGLAVSPLTLLSGPPLSAGARAAPPPPPQRNPRVERTLLETSRRLQQEQNHHGHNGLRLQLADPPKPAAAAAAAAAAAAAAAEGRLLPPPAPGSTAPGGLWSRPSPQTSGRSTPGPGAPMTPVAPSQLQTVREQMATALRQLKDMEERVKGVPALERELAKLRAEKEMLLLALQEKREAEGRREEEGRREEEERREVERRREEEGRREEEERREVERRREEELRKEAEGRRRQHTESSTQTTEPPQSSAQPKAVRLGSPPASPGRLGPGRSEELRKLTARFEAKQEKLPERQEKAVPKLPEKVPVPSERRSVASGGDEPMDSAVFYHSLGRRDACEGAEVAVRDQTTATEAPAAGREEGTQTGAPATQDAGVWVMESLLGVTSEAQRETDTLQDTIKFQQESMAALELRLSSADADLGALRARALERENRVTLEKGVQAAPGSAHVAVGTTPSDPRHVGVTCRPEVVSVGVGGDRTADPVERGTQTDVEAAVVEPAAVAAAAEPVVVADAACQWERLPEEKEKEEEEEEEEEEEEDVVVVEVALMEPRAAATVLKKRQLTIAEYQITPDEEMVSAAEKAGGEQREEGAPARPKTGLLKSIMKRKDGTTTGNAGKKSLQFVGILNGGYESTSSEEEAEDEEEEEEDEEGSSSAESGEGECSDSDEEDEAALEEETSDEERNVNVDESDTDEETLRAAHRDDSQIVKEKFELSSKMREACLILKNHLKDDITALKTKEVLSSTHSVQLEWFRVSSAKTAQPARVSDYLMAFTEVSAALLETVVNMTDGNGNTALHYSVSHSNFGVVGLLLDTGVCCVDKQNKAGYTAIMLAALSAVKEEDDMAVVKKLFSLGNVNAKASQAGQTALMLAVSHGREEMVRALLDCGVDVNVQDDEGSTALMCASEHGRSEIVSLLLDQPGCDISIVDHVSPGSTRCPGGGGGGGQGSR